The following proteins come from a genomic window of Natronosalvus vescus:
- the glmS gene encoding glutamine--fructose-6-phosphate transaminase (isomerizing), with protein MCGIVGYAGSEDIAQDVLLEGLYSLEYRGYDSAGVAVPGPDVQVCKRAGEVEALDRALAEESPLETRIGIGHTRWSTHGPPLDENAHPHTDSDERVAVVHNGIIENYQSLRDKLTDSGVAFSSDTDTEVVPHLIGQYLEAGFDEERAFRTAIDRLEGSYAIAAVFAEGDAIYGTRQDSPLVLGLGEESNYLASDVPAFIEHTDQVVYLEDGTFARIDAESMSVTDGDGNPLQMDVKTIDWDPEEAGKSGYDHYMLKEINEQPTALRQCLRGRVDELDGIVTFEDLDGLSSGEFVQFVACGTSYHAAMFGAQLLRAREIRATATLASEYTPESAVIDEDTLVVGVTQSGETADTLRALRCANRLGARTLAVTNTVGSTAARECDHALYIRAGPEIGVAATKTFASQQVALALVATHLADSPDRETIQPLRDLPGQVQTVLDTSQARLVAEVFRDAEAYFFIGRGLLYPTALEGALKMKEITYKHAEGFAAGELKHGPLALVTEETPVFAPVIGNGEAARKTIGNVKEVEARGAPVVAVTDGKSDVERYADAVLEVPESDQIAGSVLANVQLQLVAYWVANELGRSIDRPRNLAKSVTVE; from the coding sequence ATGTGCGGCATCGTCGGCTACGCTGGCTCCGAGGACATCGCCCAGGACGTGTTGCTCGAGGGGCTGTACAGTCTCGAGTATCGCGGCTACGATTCGGCTGGTGTCGCCGTTCCCGGCCCGGACGTTCAGGTGTGCAAACGTGCGGGTGAAGTCGAGGCGCTCGATCGCGCACTCGCCGAGGAATCGCCCCTCGAGACGCGGATCGGAATCGGCCACACCCGCTGGAGTACCCACGGCCCACCGTTGGACGAGAACGCACACCCACACACCGACAGCGACGAACGGGTCGCCGTCGTCCACAACGGCATCATCGAGAACTACCAGTCGCTCCGGGACAAACTGACGGACTCGGGCGTCGCCTTCTCGAGCGATACCGATACCGAAGTCGTCCCCCACCTGATCGGGCAGTACCTCGAGGCAGGATTCGACGAAGAACGGGCGTTTCGAACGGCCATCGATCGACTCGAGGGGAGCTACGCAATCGCTGCGGTGTTCGCGGAGGGAGACGCGATCTATGGAACCCGCCAGGACTCCCCGCTCGTCCTGGGTCTCGGGGAGGAATCGAACTACCTCGCCAGCGACGTTCCGGCGTTCATCGAACACACCGATCAAGTGGTGTACCTCGAGGATGGGACGTTCGCCAGGATCGACGCGGAATCGATGTCGGTCACCGACGGCGATGGGAACCCCCTCCAGATGGACGTGAAGACGATCGACTGGGATCCCGAGGAGGCAGGCAAGAGCGGGTACGACCACTACATGCTCAAAGAGATCAACGAGCAACCGACCGCGCTACGGCAATGCCTTCGCGGCCGCGTCGACGAACTCGACGGGATCGTCACGTTCGAGGATCTCGATGGACTCTCGAGCGGCGAGTTCGTCCAGTTCGTCGCCTGTGGTACATCCTATCATGCCGCCATGTTTGGGGCTCAGTTACTGCGAGCGCGTGAGATTCGGGCAACCGCGACCCTGGCCAGCGAGTACACCCCCGAGTCGGCCGTCATCGACGAGGATACGCTCGTCGTCGGAGTGACCCAGAGCGGTGAGACCGCCGACACGCTCAGGGCGCTTCGCTGTGCGAACCGGCTGGGTGCCCGGACGCTCGCCGTGACCAACACGGTCGGCAGCACCGCCGCGCGAGAGTGCGATCACGCGCTCTACATCCGGGCCGGCCCCGAGATCGGGGTCGCCGCCACGAAGACCTTCGCGAGCCAGCAGGTCGCACTCGCGTTGGTTGCCACGCACCTCGCAGACTCGCCCGATCGGGAGACGATCCAACCGCTCCGGGATCTCCCCGGGCAGGTGCAAACGGTGCTCGACACCTCCCAGGCCCGACTCGTCGCCGAGGTGTTTCGCGACGCCGAGGCGTACTTCTTCATCGGTCGCGGGTTACTGTACCCGACCGCACTCGAGGGGGCACTCAAGATGAAGGAAATTACCTACAAACACGCCGAAGGGTTCGCTGCCGGGGAGCTGAAACACGGCCCGCTGGCGCTCGTAACCGAGGAGACGCCGGTCTTCGCTCCGGTGATCGGCAACGGGGAAGCCGCCCGGAAGACCATCGGGAACGTCAAAGAAGTCGAGGCTCGAGGTGCACCAGTTGTCGCGGTGACCGACGGCAAAAGCGACGTCGAACGGTACGCAGACGCGGTGCTCGAAGTACCCGAAAGCGACCAGATCGCCGGGTCGGTGCTGGCTAACGTGCAGTTACAACTGGTCGCCTACTGGGTGGCCAACGAACTGGGCCGCTCGATCGATCGGCCGCGGAATCTCGCCAAGAGCGTCACGGTCGAGTGA
- a CDS encoding sugar phosphate nucleotidyltransferase, whose amino-acid sequence MNPRFAIVLAAGEGRRLRPLTRHRPKPMLPAVTKPILEHVFDVLVDTGITEIVVVVGHGRDRVQSHFGSTYRDVPLTYVVQDKQLGSGHALLTAASEISGSALVVNGDQLVDERIVEDVRTNHDAAAAATIGTTRRDDVSLYGGVILEGDRVVELVERPQDSRHYRLNAGVYAIEPVVLEVLESMDRVAGELSLVDCLSAVIDRGETVRGVASEGLWIDATYPWDLLEVARALFDHGLVESHVDAAARVHDSAVIREPVAISADCVVGPGAVVGPYVSLGANVTVGSGTVVEHSVVDADTRIGSGATVIEGVTGRGVQIGVGSSVVGGPGDVVVGDRIHQRESLGALLADRVSDEGGVTYAPGTMVGAETVIHAGATVNGTLESDAEVWH is encoded by the coding sequence ATGAACCCTCGGTTCGCTATCGTTCTCGCTGCAGGGGAGGGGAGACGGCTCCGCCCGCTCACCCGACATCGGCCGAAACCGATGTTACCAGCCGTCACGAAACCGATCCTCGAGCACGTATTCGACGTCCTCGTCGATACCGGAATAACGGAAATCGTCGTCGTCGTCGGCCACGGTCGCGACCGGGTACAATCTCACTTCGGGTCGACCTATCGCGACGTCCCGCTCACGTACGTCGTACAGGACAAGCAACTCGGCAGCGGCCACGCGTTGCTCACTGCCGCCTCGGAGATCTCCGGCTCCGCACTCGTGGTCAACGGTGACCAACTCGTCGACGAGCGAATCGTCGAGGACGTCCGTACCAACCACGACGCAGCCGCCGCTGCGACGATCGGTACGACACGACGGGACGACGTGTCGCTGTACGGTGGCGTCATCCTCGAAGGCGACCGCGTCGTCGAACTCGTCGAACGACCGCAGGATTCCCGGCACTATCGCCTCAACGCCGGCGTCTACGCGATCGAACCCGTCGTCCTCGAGGTTCTCGAATCGATGGATCGGGTGGCGGGTGAACTGTCGCTGGTCGATTGTCTCTCTGCAGTCATCGATCGGGGTGAAACCGTTCGCGGTGTCGCCTCCGAAGGGCTGTGGATCGACGCGACCTATCCGTGGGACTTACTCGAGGTGGCGAGGGCACTGTTCGATCACGGACTCGTCGAGAGCCACGTCGACGCCGCTGCACGCGTCCACGACTCCGCCGTGATTCGCGAGCCAGTTGCGATATCGGCCGACTGCGTCGTCGGGCCGGGTGCCGTCGTCGGGCCGTACGTCTCGCTGGGGGCCAACGTGACCGTCGGTTCGGGAACCGTTGTCGAACACAGCGTCGTCGATGCCGACACCAGAATCGGATCGGGCGCGACGGTGATAGAGGGGGTCACCGGTCGAGGCGTGCAGATCGGCGTGGGCTCCTCGGTCGTCGGCGGTCCCGGTGACGTCGTCGTCGGTGACCGAATCCATCAGCGCGAATCCCTGGGAGCGCTGCTCGCCGATCGCGTGAGCGACGAGGGTGGAGTGACGTACGCCCCCGGGACGATGGTCGGTGCCGAAACAGTAATCCACGCAGGAGCCACCGTCAATGGAACGCTCGAGAGCGATGCCGAGGTGTGGCACTGA